In Zygosaccharomyces rouxii strain CBS732 chromosome D complete sequence, one DNA window encodes the following:
- the LYS1 gene encoding saccharopine dehydrogenase (NAD+, L-lysine-forming) (highly similar to uniprot|P38998 Saccharomyces cerevisiae YIR034C LYS1 Saccharopine dehydrogenase (NAD L-lysine-forming) catalyzes the conversion of saccharopine to L-lysine which is the final step in the lysine biosynthesis pathway) — MSVNLHLRAETKPLEARAALTPSTVKHLLNKGFKIYVEDSPQSTFNIDEYKRAGAEIVPAGSWVNAPKDRVIIGLKEMPEDDKFPLVHEHIQFAHCYKNQAGWKDVLKRFIDGKGTLYDLEFLENDQGRRVAAFGFYAGFAGAALGVKDWAFKQTHADSEDLPSVSPYPNEQSLIKDISGAYQAALKKGAQKPKVLIIGALGRCGSGATAFLHKVGIPDANILKWDIKETSRGGPFPEIAQADIFINCIYLSQPIPPFINYQLLNQPNRRLRTVVDVSADTTNPHNPIPIYDIATVFPKPTVRVPTTVGPKLSVVSIDHLPSLLPREASEFFARDLLPSLELLPQRHTAPVWVKAEKLFKKHCRRAEGAKL, encoded by the coding sequence ATGAGCGTCAATTTACATCTGAGAGCCGAGACTAAACCATTGGAAGCCAGAGCTGCCCTGACACCTTCTACCGTTAAACACTTATTGAATAAAGGTTTTAAAATATATGTGGAAGACAGTCCTCAATCTACCTTTAATATTGACGAATACAAAAGAGCTGGTGCTGAAATTGTCCCAGCTGGCTCTTGGGTAAATGCCCCCAAGGATAGAGTTATCATTGGTTTGAAGGAAATGccagaagatgataaatttcCATTAGTTCATGAACATATTCAGTTTGCTCACTGTTATAAGAACCAAGCTGGTTGGAAAgatgttttgaaaagattcatTGATGGTAAGGGTACACTTTACGACTTGGAATTTTTAGAGAACGATCAAGGTAGAAGAGTTGCTGCATTCGGATTCTACGCAGGATTTGCTGGTGCAGCCCTTGGTGTCAAAGATTGGGCATTCAAGCAAACACATGcagattctgaagatttaccatcagTGTCACCATATCCTAATGAACAAAGTTTGATCAAAGATATCAGCGGTGCTTACCAGGCTgctttgaagaaaggtGCTCAAAAGCCAAAGGTTTTAATCATTGGTGCCCTAGGTAGATGTGGTTCTGGTGCAACTGCATTTTTACACAAAGTTGGAATTCCTGACGctaacattttgaaatgggATATCAAGGAAACTTCTCGTGGTGGTCCCTTCCCCGAGATTGCTCAAGCAGATATCTTTATTAACTGTATCTATTTGTCACAACCTATTCCACCATTTATCAATTACCAATTGTTAAATCAACCAAACAGAAGATTAAGAACTGTTGTGGATGTCTCTGCCGACACTACGAACCCTCATaatccaattccaatttacGACATTGCTACCGTTTTCCCTAAACCTACAGTTAGAGTGCCCACTACTGTTGGTCCTAAATTATCTGTGGTATCCATTGACCACCTACCATCTCTATTACCAAGAGAGGCTTCTGAATTCTTTGCTCGTGATCTGCTACCTTCTCTAGAGCTGCTTCCTCAAAGACACACCGCTCCAGTCTGGGTTAAAGCTGAgaaattgttcaagaaGCACTGTAGACGTGCTGAAGGTGCTAAATTGTAA
- the CDC16 gene encoding anaphase promoting complex subunit CDC16 (similar to uniprot|P09798 Saccharomyces cerevisiae YKL022C CDC16 Subunit of the anaphase-promoting complex/cyclosome (APC/C) which is a ubiquitin-protein ligase required for degradation of anaphase inhibitors including mitotic cyclins during the metaphase/anaphase transition required for sporulation) codes for MCQLNLSRIVWVLSNQPMSTHGTPTQHNSTLVISPFITGNAGSKSNANSSQANQVTDGQTTTGPDPRTEEAGNNWRESISHSPYQSIANSPLVQKTNPSVTAASLATPYHNAAQNDTGNGGNGILTSISKNSLFGSTIPSTLRKVSLQREYKDPTGGDANNDAPADGGSAAGESGNNQDGMATTTLTTTTTTTATTVAEFDISELSSIEKLRLWRHDALMQHLYKTAEFIGNKIYTMTGDPNDAFWLAQVFYSSGACIRAVELLTKDMLDSVSIMCRYLLALCLVDLQRYEEALDVVGESNPFYEAADQDAKKQNDGGIKLESSLCYLRGKIYAAQNNFNKSKESYKEAVLVDVKNYEAFEELIAKNLLTPKEEWDLLEALESEFSLLDDNQEMVKCLYTIRLSKYLNEDKTLDARRQLIEEHNLESNVDILRSQAEIYCTQCKFTQCLEICEIILERDEFNGEVLPLYISCLYELGAKNKLFLLSHKLAENFAKNSITWFSVATYYMVVEKIEEARKYFSKSSILDPNFAPAWLGFAHTYAIEGEQDQAISAYSTAARFFPGIHLPNLFLGMQYMALNTFSLAEEYFTLAYDTCPQDPLLLNEMGVMYFKRNDLHKAKRYLKRALEAVKELNPTSRTSVSIQMNLAHAYRRLGENERAIKCFKTVLEVSSKDSDTYCSLGFLYLKTKELQRAIDHLHTALSLKPSNLAAQELLLHALELNVSMNLDADHPLIVNSQLYESNFDQFISSRKRAPRTLDSVGYAKRMRKTHGPLQMANDDDAMDLE; via the exons ATGTGTCAATTGAACTTGTCAAGAATAGTTTGGGTTTT ATCAAATCAACCAATGTCAACACATGGTACACCTACGCAACATAATTCTACTTTGGTAATTTCACCATTTATAACTGGTAATGCTGGATCTAAATCGAATGCGAATTCCTCACAGGCTAACCAAGTAACAGATGGACAAACTACAACGGGCCCTGATCCAAGAACTGAAGAAGCAGGTAATAATTGGAGAGAATCCATCTCACATAGTCCCTATCAATCAATAGCAAATAGTCCCCTCGTGCAAAAGACAAATCCAAGTGTTACGGCAGCTTCATTGGCTACACCTTACCATAACGCAGCGCAAAATGACACAGGTAATGGCGGTAATGGGATTTTAACATCTATATCTAAAAACAGTTTATTTGGATCTACGATACCGTCCACTTTACGTAAAGTGAGTTTACAAAGAGAATATAAGGATCCAACTGGTGGAGATGCGAATAATGATGCACCCGCCGATGGTGGTAGTGCTGCAGGTGAATCTGGTAATAATCAAGATGGTATGGCTACAACCACTCTGACAACGACAACGACTACAACTGCTACTACGGTAGCAGAATTTGACATTTCTGAATTGtcatcaattgaaaaactgCGATTGTGGAGACATGATGCTCTAATGCAACACCTTTATAAAACTGCTGAATTCATTGGTAACAAAATCTACACTATGACAGGTGATCCTAATGATGCGTTTTGGCTGGCCCAAGTTTTTTACAGTAGTGGTGCTTGTATCCGTGCAGTGGAATTACTCACAAAGGATATGCTAGATTCCGTTAGTATTATGTGTCGATATCTATTGGCACTTTGCCTCGTAGATTTACAAAGGTATGAAGAGGCCTTAGACGTTGTTGGTGAAAGTAATCCATTTTACGAAGCTGCTGACCAAGATGCTAAAAAGCAAAACGATGGTGGTATAAAATTAGAGTCATCGCTTTGTTATCTGAGAGGAAAAATCTACGCAGCgcaaaacaattttaacaaatccaaagaatcttACAAGGAAGCTGTTTTAGTTGATGTTAAAAATTATGAGGCATTTGAGGAACTGATAGCtaaaaatcttttgactCCGAAGGAAGAATGGGATCTATTAGAAGCCCTAGAATCGGAGTTTTCACTATTAGATGATAATCAAGAAATGGTTAAATGTCTTTATACAATTAgactttccaaatatttgaatgaGGATAAAACTTTAGATGCACGTAGACAATTGATTGAGGAGCATAATTTGGAGAGTAATGTCGATATTCTAAGATCACAGGCAGAAATTTATTGTACTCAATGTAAATTTACACAATGTTTGGAAATTTGTGAGATTATCTTagaaagagatgaatttaatgGCGAGGTGTTACCGTTATACATCTCGTGCCTTTACGAATTGGGCGCTAAAAACAAGCTTTTCCTGCTATCACACAAGTTGGCagaaaattttgcaaaaaatTCTATCACTTGGTTTAGTGTAGCTACTTATTATATGGTGgtggaaaaaattgaagaggCACGTAAatacttttccaaatcatcaattctGGATCCTAATTTTGCGCCTGCATGGTTAGGATTTGCGCATACTTATGCTATTGAAGGTGAACAAGATCAGGCAATATCTGCCTATTCTACGGCCGCAAGGTTTTTCCCAGGGATCCATCTACCGAATTTGTTTTTGGGAATGCAATACATGGCATTAAACACTTTCTCATTGGCAGAAGAATACTTTACACTGGCTTATGATACTTGCCCCCAAGATCCACTACTTCTCAATGAAATGGGGGTAAtgtattttaaaagaaaCGATTTGCACAAGGCTAAAAGGTATTTAAAGAGAGCATTAGAAGCAGTTAAGGAACTGAATCCCACATCTAGAACCTCCGTTTCAATTCAAATGAATTTGGCTCATGCATACAGAAGATTAggtgaaaatgaaagaGCCATCAAATGTTTCAAAACCGTATTGGAAGTCTCTAGTAAAGATTCAGATACTTACTGTTCCTTAGGGTTTTTATATCTAAAGAccaaagaattacaaagagCCATTGACCATCTGCATACAGCGTTATCATTAAAACCTTCAAACTTAGCGGCACAGGAATTATTACTTCATGCATTAGAATTAAACGTTTCGATGAATTTAGATGCTGATCATCCGTTAATTGTTAATTCTCAGTTGTACgaatcaaattttgatcaattcatttcatcaagaaaACGTGCTCCAAGGACTTTAGACAGTGTTGGGTATGCCAAGAGAATGCGCAAAACCCATGGTCCTTTGCAAATGGCCAATGACGATGATGCCATGGATTTGGAATGA